A single Paraburkholderia sp. FT54 DNA region contains:
- a CDS encoding YetF domain-containing protein → MMNAISLLFGEGRNLDPLQMGMRSIVVFLVALVLIRVSGRRSFGQRSPFDSVVVILLGATLSRAIVGASPFIATVVASFVIVAGHRLLAWACMRSRALERLVGGVEREVYSNGAFNPREMNAALISPTDVQESVRQKTGSRSMDEVAAAILERNGEVGVIRKKA, encoded by the coding sequence ATGATGAACGCGATTTCCCTGCTGTTCGGCGAGGGCAGAAATCTCGACCCGTTGCAGATGGGCATGCGCTCGATCGTCGTGTTTCTGGTCGCGCTGGTGCTGATCCGGGTCTCGGGCCGCCGCTCGTTCGGACAACGCTCGCCATTCGATTCGGTGGTGGTGATTCTGCTTGGCGCGACGCTGAGCCGGGCCATCGTCGGCGCGTCGCCGTTTATCGCCACGGTGGTGGCCTCGTTCGTGATCGTCGCGGGTCATCGGCTGCTGGCGTGGGCATGCATGCGCTCGCGCGCGCTGGAGCGGCTGGTGGGCGGCGTCGAACGCGAGGTGTACAGCAACGGCGCTTTCAACCCGCGCGAAATGAACGCGGCTCTTATCAGCCCAACCGACGTTCAGGAAAGCGTACGGCAGAAAACCGGCTCACGTTCAATGGATGAGGTGGCCGCGGCGATTCTCGAACGCAACGGCGAAGTGGGCGTGATCCGCAAGAAGGCTTGA
- a CDS encoding MFS transporter, with product MTAVQKALIAPLIVACAMFMESVDANVIVTALPAMARDFGRDPVTLKIAVTSYVLGLGVFIPVCGWLADRFGARTIFRTAIGIFVTGSLLCAASNSLATFTLARFVQGVGGAMMVPVGRIIIFRVVHKSDFIRAMNYLSVPAMLGPAAGPLLGGFITTYLHWRLIFFINVPIGILGIYLTNRHIANTREPDPGPLDWIGFFLSAAGAVLLLLGLSLVGGELISNRDAFGMCACGAVLLAAYVAYAQRVPLPLLDLRFFKVPTFQASVLGGSLFRIGLGALPFLLPLMLQEGHGMSAFESGLITCASAFGGMFMRTVASSVLHRFGFRSVLVVNAALSGLSIAACGLFFPGTPTWIIWVVVLLGGFFPALQFTSLNSLTYAEIASRDVGRATSLGSVVQQMSLGLGVTIGGIVLQISRVLHGHPGITWSDFWPAFLVVGLCSFASIPVTLRMPHGAGEEISRGGRG from the coding sequence ATGACCGCCGTCCAGAAAGCCCTGATCGCGCCCCTCATCGTCGCCTGCGCGATGTTCATGGAAAGTGTCGATGCGAACGTGATCGTCACCGCGCTGCCCGCCATGGCGCGCGACTTCGGGCGCGATCCGGTCACGTTGAAAATCGCGGTGACGAGCTATGTGCTGGGACTCGGCGTGTTCATCCCCGTGTGCGGATGGCTCGCTGACCGGTTCGGCGCGCGCACGATCTTCCGCACCGCGATCGGCATCTTCGTGACGGGCTCGTTGCTGTGCGCCGCGTCGAATTCTCTGGCCACCTTCACGCTCGCGCGCTTCGTGCAAGGCGTAGGCGGCGCGATGATGGTGCCGGTCGGGCGGATCATCATCTTCCGGGTGGTGCACAAGTCCGACTTCATCCGCGCCATGAACTATCTGAGCGTGCCCGCTATGCTCGGCCCCGCCGCGGGACCGCTGCTGGGCGGCTTCATCACCACGTATCTGCACTGGCGTCTGATTTTCTTCATCAACGTGCCGATCGGCATTCTCGGCATCTATCTGACCAACAGGCACATCGCCAACACGCGCGAACCGGACCCGGGCCCGCTCGACTGGATCGGGTTTTTCCTGTCGGCGGCGGGCGCGGTGTTGCTGCTGCTCGGGCTGTCGCTGGTCGGCGGCGAACTGATTTCGAATCGCGACGCGTTCGGCATGTGCGCGTGCGGCGCGGTTCTGCTCGCGGCCTATGTCGCGTACGCGCAGCGCGTCCCGCTTCCGCTCCTGGACCTGCGCTTTTTCAAGGTGCCGACGTTCCAGGCGAGCGTGCTCGGCGGTTCGTTGTTCCGCATCGGCCTCGGCGCGCTGCCGTTCCTGCTGCCGCTGATGCTGCAGGAAGGCCACGGCATGAGCGCATTCGAATCCGGACTGATCACGTGCGCGTCCGCGTTCGGCGGCATGTTCATGCGCACGGTCGCCTCCAGCGTGCTGCATCGCTTCGGTTTCCGCTCGGTGCTGGTGGTCAATGCCGCGTTGTCGGGACTTTCGATCGCGGCCTGCGGACTGTTCTTCCCGGGCACGCCGACCTGGATCATCTGGGTGGTCGTGCTGCTCGGCGGCTTCTTCCCCGCGCTGCAATTCACGAGTCTGAACTCGCTCACTTACGCAGAAATCGCCAGTCGCGATGTGGGCCGCGCCACAAGTCTCGGCAGCGTCGTGCAGCAGATGTCGCTCGGCCTGGGCGTGACGATCGGCGGTATCGTGCTGCAGATTTCGCGCGTGCTGCATGGGCATCCGGGCATCACGTGGTCGGATTTCTGGCCGGCGTTTCTGGTGGTCGGGCTGTGCTCGTTCGCGTCGATTCCGGTCACGCTGCGCATGCCGCACGGCGCCGGCGAGGAAATCTCGCGCGGCGGCCGGGGCTGA
- the mprF gene encoding bifunctional lysylphosphatidylglycerol flippase/synthetase MprF, with protein sequence MFDRASRTLGNRGLLSPVLALVIGALLLVVLQHLSQAVDYRSVMRQLCQLTLGEWTAALGATALSYVALVGRDAVGLRYLGAVVPRTALWIGATAGSALGNATGFGALTGGAVRARVYGVTGVTPAQIGRMTVFTSVSLALALVCMTALGMLGAAGTLAPLLHLEPVALRWSGAALLVVLTLAATACRSETRPVRTRWQWLSFDIPARRDLLAQVALAVLDVVAAGLALWALLPHADVSFVTFITVYAAAMLLGMIGHTPGGVGVFEAAMVFTLSGSVQTQQMVAALLAYRAIYFGVPLIVSAALLAGFEGRALKGRLPLQHAAAASKLAPLFLSLVTFVVGGMLVISSATPAFWQRIHMLRDVLPLWVLESSQMLCSVVGVLLLFVARGLLRRLDAAWWMTLLLAVLSLALSLTKGLAFVEAGVLGMLIALLLSTRRRFNRHSSLFAERFTAGWLVSVAMVLMLATWVMLFAFRDVPYTRDLWWQFAFDERAPRALRATLAASLFAATFSFWQLLRPAPGRFVKPAPEDLHDAARIVRAQERSDAGLALMGDKSFLFSESRKAFLMYAKYGRTWAALHDPVGPREEWAGLISKFVALAHTHGGRAAFYQVRANALPLYLDAGLTLMKLGEEAHVVLDDFDLKGSHRAHLRYALKRGERDGFTVEVIDQANVPASLDTLREISDGWLDSRDAREKSFSVAAFTDEYLAAQSVMLVRQNGEPAAFVTFMTTDMNTEATVGVMRHVESASPYAMEYLFTQLALHLKQAGFRSLSLGIAPLSGMQPTPLASRWHRFAGIVWRFGGRFYNFRGLRAFKSKFQPHWEPRYLAASGSVGVFFTLADLSLLAGGRRS encoded by the coding sequence ATGTTCGACCGTGCATCGAGAACGCTTGGCAACAGGGGACTTCTCTCGCCCGTGCTCGCGCTCGTGATTGGCGCGCTGCTGCTGGTCGTCCTGCAACACCTCTCGCAAGCAGTCGACTATCGCTCGGTGATGCGTCAGTTGTGTCAACTGACGCTCGGCGAGTGGACCGCCGCGCTCGGCGCGACCGCGCTCAGCTATGTGGCGCTGGTCGGTCGCGATGCAGTCGGCTTGCGCTATCTGGGCGCAGTCGTGCCGCGTACCGCGCTGTGGATCGGCGCGACCGCGGGCTCCGCGCTCGGCAATGCCACCGGTTTCGGCGCGTTGACGGGCGGCGCCGTGCGCGCGCGCGTCTACGGCGTGACCGGCGTCACGCCCGCGCAGATCGGCCGCATGACGGTGTTCACGAGTGTGTCGCTCGCGCTCGCGCTGGTGTGCATGACGGCGCTCGGCATGCTCGGCGCGGCCGGCACGCTCGCGCCGCTGCTGCATCTCGAACCCGTCGCGCTGCGTTGGAGCGGCGCGGCGCTGCTGGTCGTGCTGACGCTGGCGGCCACCGCGTGCCGCAGCGAAACGCGCCCGGTCCGCACGCGCTGGCAGTGGCTTTCGTTCGATATTCCCGCGCGCCGCGACCTGCTCGCGCAAGTGGCGCTCGCGGTGCTCGACGTGGTGGCCGCCGGCCTCGCCTTGTGGGCGCTGCTGCCGCATGCCGACGTGAGCTTCGTGACCTTCATCACGGTCTACGCCGCGGCCATGCTGCTCGGCATGATCGGCCACACGCCTGGCGGCGTCGGCGTATTCGAGGCGGCGATGGTCTTCACGCTGAGCGGCAGTGTGCAAACGCAGCAGATGGTTGCCGCGTTGCTCGCGTATCGCGCGATTTATTTCGGTGTCCCGTTGATCGTCTCGGCCGCGCTGCTCGCGGGCTTCGAAGGCCGCGCGCTGAAAGGCCGTTTGCCGCTGCAGCACGCCGCTGCCGCGTCAAAGCTCGCGCCGCTGTTTCTGAGTCTCGTCACGTTCGTGGTCGGCGGCATGCTGGTGATTTCCAGCGCGACGCCCGCGTTCTGGCAACGTATCCACATGCTGCGCGACGTGCTGCCGCTGTGGGTGCTCGAAAGCTCGCAGATGCTCTGCAGCGTGGTCGGCGTACTGCTGCTGTTCGTCGCCCGTGGTTTGCTGCGGCGGCTGGACGCCGCGTGGTGGATGACGCTCCTGCTGGCGGTGCTGAGTCTCGCGCTGTCATTGACCAAAGGTCTTGCGTTCGTCGAAGCGGGCGTGCTCGGCATGCTGATCGCGCTGCTGCTGTCCACGCGCCGGCGTTTCAACCGTCATTCGTCGCTGTTCGCGGAGCGCTTTACGGCGGGCTGGCTGGTGTCGGTCGCCATGGTGCTGATGCTCGCCACGTGGGTCATGCTGTTTGCTTTCCGCGACGTGCCCTACACGCGCGACCTGTGGTGGCAATTCGCGTTCGACGAACGCGCGCCGCGCGCGTTGCGCGCGACGCTGGCCGCGAGCCTGTTCGCCGCGACCTTCTCCTTCTGGCAGTTGCTGCGTCCCGCGCCGGGCCGCTTCGTCAAACCGGCGCCGGAAGATCTGCACGACGCGGCGCGCATCGTGCGCGCGCAGGAGCGCAGCGACGCCGGTCTCGCGCTGATGGGCGACAAGAGTTTTCTGTTCTCCGAGTCGCGCAAGGCTTTTCTCATGTATGCGAAATACGGCCGCACGTGGGCCGCTTTGCACGATCCGGTAGGGCCGCGCGAAGAGTGGGCCGGCCTGATCAGCAAGTTCGTCGCGCTCGCGCACACGCACGGTGGGCGCGCGGCGTTCTATCAGGTACGCGCCAACGCATTGCCGCTTTATCTCGACGCCGGTCTCACGCTGATGAAGCTCGGCGAGGAAGCGCACGTCGTGCTCGACGATTTCGACCTGAAGGGCTCGCATCGCGCGCATCTTCGCTATGCGCTCAAGCGCGGCGAGCGTGATGGCTTCACGGTCGAAGTGATCGATCAGGCGAACGTGCCCGCGTCGCTCGACACGCTGCGCGAGATTTCCGACGGCTGGCTCGACAGCCGCGACGCGCGCGAAAAGAGCTTCTCGGTGGCCGCCTTCACGGACGAATACCTTGCTGCCCAATCGGTGATGCTGGTGCGTCAGAACGGCGAGCCGGCCGCGTTCGTCACCTTCATGACGACCGACATGAACACCGAGGCGACGGTCGGCGTGATGCGTCATGTGGAAAGCGCGTCGCCGTATGCCATGGAATATCTGTTCACGCAGCTGGCGCTGCATCTGAAGCAGGCGGGTTTCCGCTCGCTCAGTCTCGGTATCGCGCCGCTGTCCGGCATGCAGCCCACGCCGCTGGCTTCGCGCTGGCACCGGTTCGCCGGCATCGTGTGGCGTTTCGGCGGCCGTTTCTATAACTTCCGCGGACTGCGTGCTTTCAAGAGCAAGTTCCAGCCGCATTGGGAGCCGCGCTATCTCGCGGCGTCGGGTTCGGTCGGCGTGTTCTTCACGCTCGCGGATCTGTCCTTGCTGGCAGGAGGCCGGCGTTCATGA
- a CDS encoding AcvB/VirJ family lysyl-phosphatidylglycerol hydrolase yields the protein MTLHSLFKLALAASLVTVGALAQAATTTVPGGRYGDVRVTQPAGPLRGFVVLYSQASGWSAADQQSADALAKAGALTVGVDTARYAANLGAKKEACHQLVGDAEALSHQLERQSQSSHYFAPIVAGTGQGATLAMHVLEQAPSNTIAGAVAVDAEHTLDARFQPCPPDPTIIRDKVPGFVEKAATGNADRARLVALVTPHLQAVSTSDDDVSDLPLIELPAAHPNGLMAIVISGDGGWRDLDKTIAQALQKDGVSVIGWDSLRYFWSEKPPAQTSRDLARVMQTYGARWNAQHIALVGYSFGADVMPFAYNRLPEALRAKVSLIALLGFAPDADFQIRVGGWLGMPASDKALKVQPELTRVPPAIVQCFYGENEKDTLCPALTKTGIEVIRTSGDHHFGGDYNSLEKRILNAFRKQSGVH from the coding sequence ATGACATTGCATTCGTTGTTCAAGCTCGCTTTGGCGGCGAGCCTCGTGACTGTTGGCGCACTCGCGCAAGCGGCAACAACCACAGTGCCCGGCGGCCGTTATGGCGACGTGAGGGTGACGCAGCCGGCCGGACCGTTGCGAGGCTTCGTGGTGCTGTACTCGCAAGCGAGCGGCTGGAGCGCGGCGGACCAGCAAAGCGCCGATGCGCTCGCCAAGGCCGGTGCGTTGACCGTCGGCGTGGACACGGCTCGCTATGCCGCCAATCTGGGCGCGAAGAAAGAAGCCTGCCATCAATTGGTGGGCGATGCCGAAGCGTTGAGCCATCAACTTGAACGCCAATCGCAATCGAGCCACTATTTCGCGCCGATCGTCGCGGGCACTGGCCAGGGCGCGACGCTCGCCATGCACGTGCTCGAACAGGCGCCGTCGAACACGATTGCCGGCGCGGTCGCGGTGGATGCCGAGCACACGCTCGATGCACGCTTTCAGCCTTGCCCGCCGGACCCGACGATTATCCGCGACAAGGTGCCGGGCTTCGTCGAAAAGGCGGCCACGGGTAACGCCGATCGCGCGCGCCTCGTCGCGTTGGTCACGCCGCATTTGCAGGCCGTATCCACGAGCGACGACGACGTTTCCGATCTGCCGCTCATCGAATTGCCGGCGGCGCATCCGAACGGCCTCATGGCGATTGTGATTTCCGGCGATGGCGGCTGGCGCGATCTCGACAAGACGATCGCCCAGGCGTTGCAGAAAGACGGCGTCTCCGTGATCGGCTGGGACAGCCTGCGCTATTTCTGGAGCGAAAAGCCCCCTGCACAGACGAGCCGCGACCTCGCGCGCGTGATGCAGACTTATGGCGCGCGCTGGAACGCCCAGCATATCGCGCTGGTCGGCTATTCGTTCGGCGCGGATGTGATGCCGTTCGCCTATAACCGTCTGCCCGAAGCGCTGCGCGCGAAGGTGTCGCTGATCGCGTTGCTCGGCTTCGCGCCTGATGCCGATTTTCAGATTCGCGTGGGCGGCTGGCTCGGCATGCCGGCCAGCGACAAGGCGTTGAAGGTCCAGCCGGAATTGACGCGCGTGCCGCCCGCCATCGTGCAGTGCTTCTACGGCGAGAATGAGAAGGACACCTTGTGTCCTGCGCTGACCAAAACCGGTATCGAGGTGATTCGCACCTCGGGCGATCATCACTTTGGGGGCGATTACAATTCGCTTGAAAAGCGCATTCTCAACGCTTTCAGGAAGCAAAGCGGCGTGCATTGA